In the Arthrobacter sp. 31Y genome, one interval contains:
- a CDS encoding helix-turn-helix domain-containing protein, which produces MTVAADTGPATVETIVAESFQEWSKAISSSFVPLLATGPKSSSFQGSTFHGIMRARVLGQISVVEIAAGPHTVLRTPELIAKSTGRFFKLSIQLEGSGRLVQDEREAVLRPGDLSIYDTSRPYQLTFDDDFRTLVLMFPHVLLDLPAEAMGHVTALRIPGDEGLGELISPFLVKLADNLEALSGANGLRLVHNALDLVTTLFNGELDQLIETGRDPHLLLLGRIHDYIEANLGDPELSPGTIAAAHYISTRHLHDLFQEIGTTVASSIRQRRLERCRRDLRDPVLGDRPVTAIAARWGFTDAAHFSRIFRAAFGNSPTGYRNSH; this is translated from the coding sequence ATGACCGTCGCGGCTGATACGGGCCCCGCAACCGTGGAAACCATCGTGGCGGAGTCGTTCCAGGAGTGGAGCAAAGCAATCTCCAGCTCCTTCGTACCCCTTTTGGCAACGGGTCCCAAGAGTTCATCTTTCCAAGGCTCAACCTTCCACGGCATCATGCGTGCACGAGTGCTGGGGCAGATCTCCGTGGTGGAGATTGCTGCCGGACCGCACACTGTCCTGCGCACACCGGAGCTGATTGCCAAGTCCACCGGGCGCTTCTTCAAACTCAGCATCCAGCTCGAAGGATCAGGCCGCCTGGTTCAGGACGAACGCGAGGCCGTGCTGCGCCCCGGCGATCTCTCCATCTACGACACCTCCCGCCCGTATCAACTAACGTTCGACGACGACTTCCGCACTTTGGTGCTCATGTTCCCCCACGTCCTGCTGGACTTGCCCGCCGAAGCCATGGGACACGTGACCGCCTTGAGGATTCCGGGCGATGAGGGCCTGGGCGAACTCATCAGCCCCTTCCTGGTGAAGCTGGCCGACAACCTCGAGGCCCTTTCCGGCGCCAATGGACTCCGCTTGGTCCACAACGCGTTGGACCTGGTCACCACACTTTTCAACGGAGAACTCGATCAGCTGATCGAGACAGGCCGGGATCCGCATCTGCTGCTGCTTGGGCGGATCCACGACTACATCGAGGCCAACCTCGGTGATCCCGAGCTCTCGCCCGGAACCATCGCCGCTGCCCACTACATCTCGACTCGGCATCTGCACGACCTCTTCCAGGAAATCGGGACAACAGTGGCCTCCTCCATCCGTCAACGGCGACTCGAACGGTGCCGGCGGGACCTCAGGGATCCTGTGCTGGGCGATCGACCAGTGACGGCCATCGCGGCGCGGTGGGGGTTCACCGATGCCGCACACTTCAGCCGCATCTTCCGCGCAGCTTTCGGGAACTCCCCCACCGGCTACCGCAACAGCCACTGA
- a CDS encoding sulfatase family protein has translation MTGQGAAAANRRPNVLFIIADQLRADHLGFAGNATVKTPNLDALAAKSVVFENATVANPTCMPNRASLMTGRWPSAHGTRCNGITLDPQTRTVPGSLGAGGYRTVGVGKLHHQNMWWEFEPHQAEEIRATDPMMLDAMVSDARSHGFTPGWDQWENRDAHDARFIALPADYYGYQHVDLVIGHGDRPGGHYVHWARERGVDPETLGGPGNSSSKYGGWDQVYQTAIPADAHPTSYVSEKAIEHLKDAAGRDQPFFMFVSFPDPHHPFSPPAGYSDLYNPGELPLPLGFEQDHAASPEHVRNMMEHRGEPNMDPTMTWAATEEQYRFAAAAQYGLITMMDEHIGRILDELDRQGLAEDTIVVFTSDHGDLFGDHGLMLKHFVHYRAVTNVPLLVHLPGAAPRRTGALVSSVDLAPTLLELAGSPGYRGIQGRSLVPLLKGDTEHHRDSLLVEEEQPFGLDGLPGPVRMRTVITAEGRLTRYFGTGIAELYDHGEDPGELVNRAGHPGYTGLEERLLRTMLEEMAALADQGTAPTAAA, from the coding sequence GTGACGGGGCAGGGAGCGGCAGCCGCCAACCGCCGGCCCAATGTTCTGTTCATCATCGCGGACCAGCTACGGGCCGACCACCTGGGTTTTGCAGGGAACGCCACTGTCAAGACGCCGAACCTGGACGCGCTCGCCGCCAAGAGCGTTGTTTTTGAGAATGCGACGGTGGCCAACCCCACGTGCATGCCTAACCGTGCCAGCCTGATGACCGGCAGGTGGCCCTCTGCTCACGGGACCCGCTGCAACGGCATCACCCTTGATCCGCAGACCCGTACGGTTCCGGGATCCCTGGGGGCGGGTGGTTACCGCACCGTGGGCGTGGGGAAGCTGCACCACCAAAACATGTGGTGGGAGTTTGAGCCGCACCAGGCCGAGGAGATTCGGGCCACCGACCCCATGATGTTGGACGCCATGGTCAGCGACGCCCGAAGTCACGGCTTTACCCCGGGGTGGGATCAGTGGGAGAACCGGGACGCTCACGATGCCCGTTTCATTGCACTTCCCGCCGACTACTACGGCTACCAGCACGTGGACCTCGTGATCGGCCATGGGGACCGGCCCGGCGGTCATTACGTGCATTGGGCCCGGGAACGTGGCGTTGACCCCGAAACGCTGGGAGGTCCGGGAAACTCGTCCAGCAAGTACGGGGGCTGGGATCAGGTGTATCAGACGGCTATTCCGGCTGATGCGCACCCCACCAGCTATGTGAGTGAGAAAGCAATCGAGCACCTCAAGGATGCCGCCGGTCGGGATCAGCCGTTCTTCATGTTCGTGTCCTTCCCGGATCCCCATCATCCGTTCTCACCTCCGGCTGGCTATTCAGACCTTTACAACCCGGGGGAGTTGCCGCTCCCGCTGGGCTTTGAGCAGGACCATGCTGCCTCGCCGGAGCATGTCAGGAACATGATGGAACACCGTGGTGAGCCGAATATGGACCCGACCATGACGTGGGCGGCCACGGAGGAGCAGTACAGGTTCGCGGCGGCCGCCCAGTACGGGCTGATCACCATGATGGACGAGCACATTGGCCGGATCCTGGATGAGCTGGACCGCCAAGGACTGGCTGAGGACACCATTGTGGTGTTCACCAGCGATCACGGCGATCTCTTTGGGGACCATGGCCTCATGCTCAAGCATTTTGTCCACTACCGGGCCGTGACCAATGTTCCGTTGCTGGTGCACCTTCCCGGGGCGGCCCCGCGGCGAACCGGAGCCTTGGTTTCCAGTGTGGATTTGGCCCCGACACTCCTTGAGCTCGCAGGCTCCCCAGGGTATCGGGGCATTCAGGGGCGCTCACTTGTTCCGCTCCTGAAGGGGGACACCGAGCATCATCGGGACTCACTCCTGGTGGAGGAAGAGCAACCCTTTGGATTGGACGGACTGCCGGGACCTGTCCGTATGCGGACGGTCATCACCGCTGAGGGCAGGCTGACCCGCTACTTCGGCACCGGGATTGCCGAACTTTACGATCATGGCGAAGACCCTGGGGAGTTGGTCAACCGTGCCGGCCATCCTGGCTATACCGGATTGGAAGAGCGGCTTTTGCGAACCATGCTCGAAGAGATGGCGGCACTCGCGGACCAGGGCACGGCCCCGACGGCTGCGGCTTAA
- a CDS encoding ABC transporter ATP-binding protein, which produces MSARQAPALPTRNRKSTMAQQPETRISATTPRLDVAHLAKTYGSGEKSHTVIEDLTFTVDAGEVVCIVGPSGVGKTTLLKCLAGLHPASSGRAAIDGRTISGPPPEMALVFQDYNRSLMPWLTVRKNLVLPLRHLKLPAAELKERCDSALAAVGLSHADNQYPWQLSGGMQQRVAIARALAYRPEILIMDEPFASVDAQTRFDLEDLCLKIRKDFNMTILVVTHDIDEAVYLADRVVVLGSRPARVLKVVDVDLPAPRDQITTRSLPEFARQRTEVLSLIKRPA; this is translated from the coding sequence ATGAGCGCCCGGCAGGCCCCCGCTCTCCCCACCCGAAACAGAAAGTCCACCATGGCACAGCAACCAGAAACCCGCATCAGTGCGACCACACCGCGGCTGGACGTGGCGCACCTCGCCAAGACCTATGGCAGCGGAGAAAAATCACACACAGTCATCGAAGACCTCACCTTCACCGTGGACGCCGGCGAGGTTGTCTGCATCGTCGGTCCATCAGGGGTTGGAAAGACGACACTCCTGAAATGCTTGGCCGGGCTTCATCCGGCAAGCAGCGGACGTGCAGCCATTGATGGGCGAACCATCAGTGGCCCGCCTCCGGAAATGGCACTGGTCTTCCAGGACTACAACCGCTCGCTGATGCCCTGGCTCACCGTCCGGAAGAACCTGGTCCTTCCCCTGCGGCACCTCAAGTTGCCCGCAGCGGAGCTGAAGGAGCGTTGCGATAGTGCGCTGGCCGCCGTCGGACTTTCCCATGCCGACAACCAGTACCCCTGGCAGTTGTCCGGCGGCATGCAGCAACGCGTGGCGATCGCCCGGGCGCTGGCGTATCGGCCCGAGATCCTCATCATGGACGAGCCGTTCGCTTCAGTGGACGCGCAGACCAGGTTTGACCTCGAAGACCTCTGCTTGAAGATCCGGAAGGACTTCAACATGACCATTTTGGTGGTCACCCACGACATCGACGAAGCTGTCTACCTTGCAGACCGCGTAGTGGTCCTAGGATCCCGGCCCGCCCGCGTCCTCAAGGTGGTGGACGTGGACCTGCCGGCGCCACGCGATCAAATCACTACCCGCTCTTTGCCGGAGTTCGCCCGGCAGCGAACCGAAGTGCTGTCCCTCATCAAGAGGCCGGCGTGA
- a CDS encoding ABC transporter permease — MRNVALRNWVIGAGTPVLLLAAWWFLSANSTDPFFPPLETILIRFQELWLFDHFQSDVLLSLGNLFLGFAIAAVAGVVLGFVTALVPPARWMIDPLIHFLRGIPPVALVPIFISLIGFGTQMRVTSIALAALFPTMIATVDGIRSVSNDLMDVARVYRLSRKERVLNVLLPAAMPQIFSGLQVSLQVAFIVMIASEMLGSSQGIGAMTLLAQQGFMTADMWAGILLLGVIGFLVNILFSLLKRKVLSWYIGSRRMARAA; from the coding sequence ATGAGAAACGTTGCCCTACGAAATTGGGTGATCGGCGCAGGCACTCCGGTGCTGCTGCTGGCGGCCTGGTGGTTCCTGTCCGCCAACTCCACCGATCCCTTCTTCCCTCCGCTGGAAACCATCCTCATCCGTTTTCAGGAACTGTGGCTTTTTGACCACTTCCAATCCGATGTCCTTCTGAGCCTGGGAAACCTGTTCCTGGGCTTCGCCATCGCAGCGGTGGCAGGGGTCGTTCTCGGGTTCGTCACCGCCCTGGTCCCTCCGGCCCGGTGGATGATCGATCCGTTGATTCATTTCCTCCGCGGTATTCCTCCCGTGGCGCTGGTGCCGATCTTCATCTCCCTCATCGGCTTTGGTACCCAAATGCGCGTAACCAGTATTGCCCTGGCGGCGTTGTTCCCCACCATGATCGCCACTGTGGATGGCATCCGGAGTGTCAGCAACGATCTCATGGACGTTGCCCGCGTTTACCGGCTGAGCCGAAAGGAGCGGGTGCTCAATGTCCTTCTGCCAGCGGCGATGCCCCAGATCTTCTCCGGACTGCAGGTGAGCCTCCAAGTGGCCTTCATCGTGATGATCGCCAGCGAAATGCTGGGCAGTTCGCAGGGCATCGGAGCCATGACCTTGCTGGCACAACAGGGCTTCATGACCGCTGACATGTGGGCTGGCATCCTGCTCCTGGGTGTTATCGGATTCCTGGTCAACATCCTGTTCAGCCTGCTCAAACGCAAGGTCTTGTCCTGGTACATCGGATCCCGTCGCATGGCGCGTGCAGCATGA
- a CDS encoding ABC transporter permease translates to MKESIRPYAFSALGIAGALVIWQILAAANVAGNALPSATTVFATLASILGTGTFWSALGATMGIAVLALAIAALAGVVLGLLIGSFESVRYATLAVLEFLKPVPPIVILPLAVLVLGPTAEMALFLVVFGCLLPIVMQTVDGVQGTDPVARDTARSYGMGEGEILARVVLPSAMPYIGTAMRVAAPAALVVTVVAGLLGGGPGLGQSIYQAQAAGDYASLYGLVIVLGVLGLLFQGATRLAERRVLHWHESYREVVPR, encoded by the coding sequence ATGAAAGAATCCATCCGCCCCTACGCATTCAGTGCACTGGGCATCGCCGGAGCCCTCGTCATCTGGCAGATTCTCGCCGCGGCCAACGTAGCCGGTAACGCCCTGCCGTCGGCCACCACCGTGTTCGCTACGCTCGCGAGCATTCTGGGCACAGGCACTTTCTGGTCCGCCCTCGGCGCCACCATGGGGATCGCAGTGCTCGCGTTGGCCATAGCGGCTTTGGCGGGAGTGGTTCTTGGGTTGCTGATCGGCAGCTTTGAATCGGTCCGGTACGCCACGTTGGCTGTGTTGGAATTCCTCAAGCCGGTCCCGCCGATCGTTATCCTTCCCCTCGCGGTCCTGGTGCTTGGTCCGACAGCTGAGATGGCACTGTTCCTGGTGGTGTTCGGATGCTTGCTCCCCATCGTCATGCAGACCGTAGACGGGGTTCAGGGGACGGACCCCGTGGCACGCGACACTGCCCGCTCCTACGGCATGGGCGAGGGAGAAATTCTGGCACGGGTGGTTTTGCCCAGTGCCATGCCCTACATCGGTACGGCCATGCGGGTGGCAGCTCCTGCCGCCCTGGTGGTCACGGTGGTGGCAGGCCTCCTGGGCGGTGGCCCGGGCCTGGGCCAAAGCATTTACCAGGCACAAGCGGCAGGTGACTACGCCAGTCTTTACGGATTGGTCATTGTCCTCGGTGTCCTGGGTCTGTTGTTCCAAGGTGCTACGCGGCTGGCCGAGCGCCGTGTCCTGCACTGGCATGAGTCCTACCGGGAAGTGGTGCCCAGATGA
- a CDS encoding ABC transporter substrate-binding protein: MRRTIPLALAAVLSMTLAACGGGSGPAAAPAADGTTTLKVGTIGIGSDAAIRLAADKGYFKEQGLNVEISVIANPPAGIAAAQSGQIDLTYTPSIPLLNALSQNVPLKIVAAADGYKDGASEAADLNRVDDTGLLVQQASAIIRPKDLEGKSVSVPARKAQLEVTVSKLVKDDGGDPAKVNWMVLDPSSALQSLNSGRVDAASLVAPFTSKAASEGNRLLASPGVEFFEQGAIGLWVAGANTVKSKEKALAGFKAAIYKANAYANGNIDEAQQLSAEITKTPLDVVKSGAVNYWPEEVRVEDIERANKNLADLGFLNTPVKLPADVILGK, translated from the coding sequence ATGCGACGCACTATTCCCTTGGCCCTGGCCGCAGTTTTGTCCATGACTTTGGCCGCCTGCGGTGGCGGTTCCGGCCCGGCCGCTGCCCCCGCCGCTGACGGGACCACCACCCTGAAGGTAGGCACCATCGGCATCGGCTCGGACGCAGCTATCCGCCTTGCAGCTGACAAAGGGTACTTCAAGGAGCAGGGTCTCAACGTCGAGATCTCTGTCATTGCAAACCCGCCCGCCGGCATTGCAGCTGCCCAGAGCGGTCAGATTGACCTCACCTACACTCCTTCCATCCCGCTGTTGAATGCGCTGAGCCAGAACGTGCCGCTCAAGATCGTGGCCGCAGCCGACGGCTACAAGGACGGTGCCAGCGAAGCGGCGGACCTCAACCGCGTCGATGACACAGGACTTCTGGTGCAGCAGGCCTCGGCCATCATCAGGCCCAAGGACCTGGAAGGAAAGAGCGTCAGCGTCCCCGCGCGTAAAGCACAGTTGGAGGTCACGGTCAGCAAACTCGTCAAGGACGACGGCGGCGATCCCGCCAAGGTGAACTGGATGGTCCTCGATCCCTCGTCGGCACTCCAGTCACTGAATTCCGGACGGGTGGACGCCGCATCGCTCGTTGCTCCGTTCACGTCCAAGGCCGCCTCGGAGGGCAACAGGCTCCTGGCCTCGCCCGGCGTCGAGTTCTTTGAACAGGGCGCTATTGGCCTCTGGGTAGCGGGAGCGAACACGGTGAAGTCCAAGGAGAAGGCGCTTGCGGGTTTCAAGGCTGCCATCTACAAGGCGAACGCCTACGCCAACGGCAACATCGATGAAGCGCAGCAGCTCAGCGCCGAGATCACCAAGACTCCGCTGGACGTCGTCAAATCAGGTGCCGTGAATTACTGGCCCGAAGAGGTTCGCGTTGAAGACATCGAGCGCGCCAACAAGAACCTTGCCGACCTCGGATTCCTGAATACACCGGTGAAGCTGCCGGCTGACGTAATTCTCGGGAAGTAG
- a CDS encoding amidohydrolase gives MEDFADLVIMNASVHTMDPAASHHVSDAIAVKGGRVAALGYNDVSQLIGTATHVIDAAGGAVIPGVNDAHLHFVSAAMAAFGYVRLEPAVAPDWAAVVEVVEAAPAGDDGWVRAHGWDEALLGPAQGFLLEARPDTPVVAFDSTGHQLLANREALRRAGIDAATPDVDGGVLARTSDGSPTGLLQDGAMELLSRAMPPVPGSTLRPALLALQEHLHALGITSLTDPGLGPASAGLMDGAGSTAALELLGDLAEANELTLRVSVLMLFAGTGGANADAVKAGLRSGLAATYLNRGISPQQLRIAGVKIFADGIPRSGTAWMSEPYGKACTHGSLVIQGATDAQRVAELHKILGLINGAGLQAGVHATGDAATAAAVEAIIAADDRAAGRPMSSGNRHYIIHGAFGDHGTLHTMASHGIGYSTNPLIRQEAGDIMRQVLGEERFSRHQPLRSAVGAGVHVNLASDAPVTSTDWRRTVVAAVRRATRSQPGNPRDPERITGLQALAAMTTNAAWQDHAEHFKGALTPGMTADLCLLSNPWPVDEDIEKLLDTEVRLTLSGGRIVHQAT, from the coding sequence ATGGAAGATTTCGCTGATCTGGTGATCATGAATGCTTCGGTGCACACCATGGACCCGGCGGCATCTCATCACGTGAGCGATGCCATCGCCGTCAAAGGCGGCCGCGTCGCCGCGCTGGGCTACAACGACGTAAGCCAGTTGATCGGCACTGCCACACACGTCATCGATGCCGCTGGTGGTGCTGTCATTCCAGGCGTCAACGATGCCCACCTGCACTTCGTGTCGGCGGCCATGGCCGCCTTTGGCTATGTGCGCCTGGAGCCCGCCGTGGCGCCTGACTGGGCAGCCGTCGTCGAGGTCGTGGAGGCAGCACCGGCGGGGGATGACGGCTGGGTGCGTGCCCATGGCTGGGACGAAGCCCTGCTGGGCCCGGCGCAGGGATTCCTGCTCGAAGCCAGACCGGACACGCCCGTGGTGGCGTTCGACAGCACAGGGCACCAGTTGTTGGCCAACAGGGAAGCCCTGAGAAGGGCCGGAATTGACGCCGCAACACCCGACGTTGATGGCGGCGTTTTGGCCAGGACTTCTGACGGCAGCCCCACGGGCCTGCTCCAGGACGGGGCTATGGAACTCCTTTCGCGGGCTATGCCGCCGGTGCCGGGATCCACTTTGCGGCCGGCTCTGCTTGCCTTGCAGGAGCACCTCCATGCGCTGGGTATCACTTCCCTCACCGATCCTGGCCTGGGTCCGGCTAGCGCGGGACTCATGGATGGTGCAGGTTCGACGGCGGCACTGGAGTTGCTGGGCGACCTCGCCGAGGCGAACGAACTGACGCTAAGGGTCAGCGTCCTGATGCTCTTCGCGGGAACCGGGGGAGCCAACGCCGACGCGGTTAAAGCAGGCCTGCGCAGCGGACTGGCCGCTACCTACCTGAACCGCGGCATCAGTCCGCAGCAGTTGCGGATCGCGGGCGTCAAGATCTTCGCCGACGGCATTCCGCGCAGCGGCACCGCGTGGATGAGTGAGCCATATGGCAAAGCCTGTACGCACGGCAGCCTGGTGATCCAAGGGGCCACCGACGCCCAGCGGGTTGCGGAGCTGCACAAAATCCTGGGACTGATCAACGGCGCCGGGTTGCAAGCAGGGGTCCACGCAACGGGGGACGCCGCCACCGCCGCAGCCGTTGAGGCGATCATCGCTGCGGATGACAGAGCCGCGGGCCGTCCAATGTCATCCGGGAACCGCCATTACATCATCCACGGCGCCTTCGGTGATCACGGGACACTGCACACCATGGCCTCCCACGGCATTGGTTACAGCACCAACCCCCTCATCCGCCAAGAGGCCGGTGACATCATGCGCCAGGTTCTTGGGGAGGAGCGTTTCTCCCGGCACCAGCCCCTGAGGTCAGCGGTGGGAGCCGGAGTTCATGTCAACCTTGCCTCGGATGCTCCCGTCACCAGTACCGATTGGCGGCGCACCGTGGTGGCAGCCGTTCGACGAGCCACTCGTTCCCAGCCGGGCAATCCACGGGATCCGGAGCGGATAACCGGCTTGCAGGCGTTGGCTGCCATGACCACCAACGCTGCGTGGCAGGACCACGCGGAGCACTTCAAGGGTGCTTTGACGCCTGGAATGACAGCAGATTTGTGCTTGCTGTCCAACCCTTGGCCGGTGGACGAGGACATTGAAAAGCTCCTCGATACAGAGGTCAGGCTCACCCTGAGCGGCGGCCGCATAGTTCACCAAGCAACGTAG
- a CDS encoding TetR/AcrR family transcriptional regulator → MARVPAEERRLQFVEAAARVIAQDGLASATTRRIASEAEAPLAALHYCFRSKDELLEEVYNFLSRDYAKALEPVADPGMGLRHMVGAHARRIWSRMLENPHEQVTTFELLLRRFRVEAEDQPQALLMNRSMYDGWVNSTLELFRSAAEAAGEPVPANLEDITRLFISGIDGISMQHLADPDDERSLRLVELMASSLAGALH, encoded by the coding sequence ATGGCCAGGGTTCCCGCAGAGGAAAGGCGGCTGCAGTTCGTTGAAGCCGCAGCAAGGGTGATCGCCCAGGACGGCCTCGCCTCTGCAACCACGCGACGAATCGCCAGTGAAGCCGAAGCCCCGCTTGCGGCACTGCACTACTGTTTCCGGAGCAAGGATGAACTCCTTGAAGAGGTCTACAACTTCCTCAGCAGGGACTACGCCAAGGCGTTGGAGCCTGTGGCCGATCCCGGAATGGGATTGCGCCACATGGTGGGCGCCCATGCTAGACGCATCTGGAGCCGCATGCTGGAAAACCCGCATGAGCAGGTCACCACCTTCGAGCTGCTGCTTCGGCGCTTCCGCGTAGAGGCCGAGGACCAGCCACAGGCCTTGCTCATGAACCGTTCCATGTATGACGGCTGGGTTAACTCAACGCTGGAGCTGTTCCGTTCGGCCGCAGAAGCCGCCGGAGAACCTGTCCCCGCCAACTTGGAGGACATCACGCGATTGTTCATTTCCGGGATCGACGGCATCAGCATGCAACATTTGGCCGACCCCGACGACGAACGGTCCCTCCGATTGGTGGAACTCATGGCCTCATCCCTCGCCGGAGCGCTCCACTAA
- a CDS encoding MFS transporter, which translates to MEKTSVASQSSSSAPARPSRLPGRFARLPELAGPGFLPLGLFARLPLAMLTVGTLTLITAVSQSYAIGGMAAGAVGIGSALGAPVLGSLADRAGQRIVLLVAAVINTLAVAGLLAAAYLTSGYGSVGDAVGVLIAAFLAGASCPQVGPMARVRWMALTTRNLTPSAASGGRSVAANRADLDTALSYEGTADEVTFVLGPALVGVLASMVAPWLPLALAAVMTITLVPAFAVHPSQHAVVPAPRKPRAGVVPPKGQESPGAHSTQVTPQRRNRWAGAVVAVPVVAMVCMGTFFGATQNALSAFSAQYASAEIAGLLYAVMGLSSAVAALSVAFWPQRFSLASRWVVAALAMSVLSLLLLLPAGIWPMIFVLLILGIPVGPVMVTVFSIGGVVAPAGRMATVMTALASGIVAGTALGSYLAGQLAQTQGPGAAFVVSMAAAAGLLLLGVLTWLVMKRQPQV; encoded by the coding sequence ATGGAAAAAACCTCTGTAGCTTCACAGTCTTCATCATCGGCTCCCGCACGCCCCTCTCGCCTGCCGGGTCGATTTGCGCGGCTTCCTGAACTAGCGGGACCTGGTTTCCTGCCCTTGGGGCTCTTTGCCAGGCTTCCCTTGGCCATGCTGACCGTGGGGACCCTGACACTCATCACAGCCGTCAGCCAGTCCTACGCGATCGGCGGCATGGCGGCCGGAGCGGTGGGCATCGGCTCGGCGTTGGGTGCTCCGGTACTGGGCTCTTTGGCCGACAGGGCCGGGCAGCGGATTGTGCTCCTTGTGGCAGCGGTCATCAATACCCTTGCCGTAGCCGGGCTCCTCGCCGCGGCCTACCTCACCTCCGGCTACGGTTCCGTGGGCGACGCAGTCGGTGTCCTCATTGCCGCTTTCCTTGCTGGGGCAAGCTGTCCGCAGGTGGGTCCCATGGCCCGTGTGCGGTGGATGGCCCTGACCACCCGTAATTTGACCCCCTCTGCAGCCAGCGGCGGAAGAAGCGTCGCAGCCAACCGGGCTGACCTGGACACCGCACTGTCGTATGAGGGCACCGCGGACGAGGTCACCTTCGTGCTGGGCCCTGCCTTGGTGGGCGTCTTGGCCAGCATGGTGGCTCCATGGTTGCCGCTCGCTTTGGCAGCGGTCATGACCATCACCCTGGTTCCTGCCTTTGCGGTCCATCCGAGCCAGCATGCGGTGGTACCGGCACCCCGGAAGCCGCGTGCCGGCGTCGTGCCTCCCAAGGGACAGGAGTCTCCCGGGGCGCATTCCACCCAGGTGACTCCGCAGCGGCGCAACCGATGGGCCGGCGCCGTGGTGGCCGTTCCGGTGGTTGCCATGGTTTGTATGGGTACCTTTTTCGGGGCGACGCAGAACGCGTTGAGTGCCTTCTCGGCGCAGTACGCCTCAGCTGAGATCGCCGGACTCCTGTATGCGGTGATGGGCCTCAGTTCAGCTGTTGCGGCGCTGTCCGTAGCGTTTTGGCCACAACGGTTCAGCTTGGCTTCCCGTTGGGTTGTGGCGGCGCTGGCGATGTCTGTTTTGTCCCTCCTGCTTCTTCTCCCTGCGGGTATTTGGCCCATGATCTTTGTCCTGCTGATACTGGGCATCCCCGTGGGGCCGGTGATGGTCACTGTCTTCAGCATCGGCGGGGTGGTGGCTCCGGCCGGCCGCATGGCCACAGTGATGACTGCGCTGGCCAGCGGAATCGTGGCTGGAACAGCATTGGGCTCCTACCTGGCCGGGCAATTGGCGCAAACGCAGGGGCCAGGTGCGGCCTTCGTCGTGTCGATGGCCGCGGCAGCCGGCCTTTTGCTGCTGGGTGTTCTCACGTGGTTGGTGATGAAGCGCCAGCCTCAGGTTTAG